One Arvicanthis niloticus isolate mArvNil1 chromosome 3, mArvNil1.pat.X, whole genome shotgun sequence DNA segment encodes these proteins:
- the Itih3 gene encoding inter-alpha-trypsin inhibitor heavy chain H3 isoform X2: protein MMTMWWPCLVLALLSGLETSGFPRSPFRLLGKRSLPEGVVDGIEVYSTKISCKVTSRFAHNVVTTRAVNRADTAKEVSFDVELPKTAFITNFTLTIDGVTYPGNVKEKEVAQKQYEKAVSQGKTAGLVKASGRKLEKFTVSVNVAAGSKVTFELTYEELLKRNKGKYEMFLKVQPKQLVRHFEIDAHIFEPQGISMLDAEASFITNDLLGSALTKSFSGKKGHVSFKPSLDQQRSCPTCTDSLLNGDFTIVYDVNRESPGNVQIVNGYFVHFFAPQGLPVVPKNIVFVIDVSGSMSGRKIQQTREALLKIMDDMKEDDYLNFILFSTGVTTWKDHLVQATPANLEEARAFVKNIRDQSMTNINDGLLRGIEMLNKAREDHLVPERSTSIVIMLTDGDANSGESRPEKIQENVRNAIGGKFPLYNLGFGHNMNYNFLENLALENHGFARRIYEDSDANLQLQGFYEEVANPLLTNVEVEYPENAILDLTRNSYPHFYDGSEIVIAGRLVDRNMDNFRADVKGHGALNDLTFTEEVDMKEMDAALKEQGYIFGDYIERLWAYLTIEQLLEKRKNAHGDEKENITAEALELSLKYHFVTPLTSMVVTKPEDNEDQTSIADKPGEGEHRERRPESRILPLRPWTLESHDTRTTNSPEKGSWASLPMLGSMAYLTSHQSSQTPYYYVDGDPHFIIQVPGKNDTICFNIDEKPGTVLRLIQDPVTGITVTGQIIGDKGSNTSSRTGKTYFGKLGITNAWMDFRVEVTTEKIILGNGDALSTFSWLDTVTVTQTGLSVIINRKKNMVVSFGDGISFVIVLHQVWKKHPVHQDFLGFYVVDSHRMSAQTHGLLGQFFQPFDFEVFDIRPGSDPMKPDATMVVKSHQLTVTRGSQKDYRKDASVGTKVICWFVHNNGEGLIDGVHTDYIVPSLF from the exons AAACGGAGCCTCCCAGAAGGG GTGGTGGATGGCATTGAGGTTTACAGCACCAAGATCAGCTGCAAGGTGACCTCCCGCTTTGCTCACAATGTTGTCACCACAAGGGCTGTCAACCGCGCAGACACGGCCAAGGAGGTTTCCTTTGATGTGGAGCTGCCCAAGACAGCCTTCATCACCAACTTCACCTT GACCATTGATGGTGTCACCTACCCTGGGAATGTCAAGGAGAAGGAAGTTGCCCAGAAACAATATGAAAAGGCTGTGTCCCAGGGCAAGACAGCTGGTTTGGTCAA GGCCTCTGGGAGGAAACTGGAGAAGTTCACAGTATCTGTCAATGTGGCTGCAGGCAGCAAAGTCACCTTTGAGCTAACCTATGAAGAGCTGCTCAAGAGAAACAAGGGCAAGTACGAGATGTTCCTTAAGGTCCAGCCCAAACAACTGGTCAGGCACTTTGAG ATTGATGCACACATCTTCGAGCCGCAGGGCATCAGCATGCTGGATGCTGAAGCCTCCTTCATCACCAATGACCTCCTGGGAAGCGCCCTCACCAAGTCCTTCTCAGGGAAAAAG gggCATGTGTCTTTCAAGCCCAGCTTAGACCAGCAGCGCTCATGCCCAACCTGTACAGACTCCCTCCTCAACGGGGACTTCACCATCGTCTATGACGTGAACCGAGAGTCTCCAGGAAATGTGCAG ATAGTCAATGGCTACTTTGTACACTTCTTTGCGCCCCAAGGCCTTCCAGTGGTGCCTAAGAACATAGTCTTTGTGATTGATGTCAGCGGCTCCATGTCTGGTCGGAAAATCCAGCAG ACCAGGGAAGCCCTTCTCAAAATCATGGATGACATGAAAGAAGACGACTATCTGAATTTCATTCTCTTCAGCACTGGTGTGACCACCTGGAAAGATCACCTAGTTCAAGCCACCCCTGCAAACCTCGAGGAGGCCAGGGCATTTGTGAAGAACATCCGTGATCAAAGCA TGACCAACATCAACGATGGGCTGCTGAGGGGCATTGAAATGCTGAACAAGGCCCGAGAGGACCACCTTGTCCCGGAGAGGAGCACCTCCATCGTCATCATGTTGACAGATGGGGATGCCAATTctg GCGAGAGCAGACCTGAAAAGATCCAGGAAAATGTCCGGAATGCCATCGGGGGCAAGTTCCCTTTGTATAACCTGGGTTTTGGCCACAATATGAATTATAATTTCCTGGAGAATCTGGCCCTGGAGAACCACGGGTTTGCCCGGCGCATTTATGAAGATTCTGATGCCAACTTGCAACTGCAG GGCTTCTATGAGGAGGTAGCTAACCCACTGCTGACTAATGTGGAGGTGGAATACCCCGAGAATGCCATCCTGGACCTCACCAGAAACAGTTACCCCCACTTCTATGATGGCTCTGAGATTGTTATAGCAGGGCGCCTGGTGGACAGGAACATGGACAACTTCAGAGCAGATGTGAAGGGCCATGGG GCCTTGAATGACCTGACCTTCACAGAGGAAGTAGACATGAAGGAAATGGACGCAGCCCTGAAGGAACAAGGCTACATTTTTGGGGACTACATTGAGCGGCTCTGGGCCTACCTCACTATTGAGCAGCTACTGGAGAAACG CAAGAATGCCCATGGGGATGAGAAGGAGAACATCACAGCGGAGGCCCTTGAGCTGTCCCTCAAGTACCACTTTGTAACTCCACTGACCTCCATGGTGGTGACCAAGCCTGAGGACAATGAGGACCAGACATCCATTGCTGACAAGCCTGGGGAAGGTGAGCACAGGGAGAGAAGGCCAGAATCTAGAATCCTCCCTCTAAGACCGTGGACCCTAGAATCCCA TGACACTCGTACTACCAACAGCCCTGAAAAGGGTTCCTGGGCAAGTCTGCCAATGTTGGG GTCCATGGCCTACTTGA CCAGTCACCAGTCCAGTCAGACCCCCTACTATTATG TGGATGGGGACCCCCACTTCATCATCCAAGTCCCAGGAAAGAATGACACCATTTGCTTCAACATTGATGAGAAGCCTGGCACGGTGCTGCGCCTTATTCAGGACCCAGTCACAG GTATCACCGTGACTGGACAGATCATTGGAGATAAGGGAAGTAATACTTCTTCCAGGACGGGGAAAACTTATTTTGGCAAATTGGGCATTACCAATGCCTGGATGGACTTCCGGGTTGAGGTGACCACGGAGAAGATTATCCTAGGGAATGGGGATGCACTGAGCACATTCAGCTGGCTGGacacagtcacagtcacacagACTGG GCTGTCTGTAATAATCAACAGGAAAAAGAATATGGTGGTGTCCTTTGGAGATGGGATTAGTTTTGTGATCGTCCTACACCAGGTTTGGAAGAAACATCCTGTTCACCAGGACTTTCTAGGGTTCTACGTGGTGGACAGTCACCGGATGTCAGCACAGACGCATGGGCTGCTGG GCCAGTTCTTCCAACCCTTTGACTTTGAAGTGTTTGACATCCGTCCAGGCTCTGACCCCATGAAGCCAGATGCCACAATGGTGGTGAAGAGTCACCAGTTGACTGTCACAAG GGGATCCCAGAAAGATTACAGGAAGGATGCCAGTGTTGGCACCAAGGTCATCTGTTGGTTTGTCCATAACAATGGGGAAGGGCTAATTGATGGTGTCCATACCGACTATATTGTTCCCAGCTTGTTCTGA
- the Itih3 gene encoding inter-alpha-trypsin inhibitor heavy chain H3 isoform X1: protein MMTMWWPCLVLALLSGLETSGFPRSPFRLLGKRSLPEGVVDGIEVYSTKISCKVTSRFAHNVVTTRAVNRADTAKEVSFDVELPKTAFITNFTLTIDGVTYPGNVKEKEVAQKQYEKAVSQGKTAGLVKASGRKLEKFTVSVNVAAGSKVTFELTYEELLKRNKGKYEMFLKVQPKQLVRHFEIDAHIFEPQGISMLDAEASFITNDLLGSALTKSFSGKKGHVSFKPSLDQQRSCPTCTDSLLNGDFTIVYDVNRESPGNVQIVNGYFVHFFAPQGLPVVPKNIVFVIDVSGSMSGRKIQQTREALLKIMDDMKEDDYLNFILFSTGVTTWKDHLVQATPANLEEARAFVKNIRDQSMTNINDGLLRGIEMLNKAREDHLVPERSTSIVIMLTDGDANSGESRPEKIQENVRNAIGGKFPLYNLGFGHNMNYNFLENLALENHGFARRIYEDSDANLQLQGFYEEVANPLLTNVEVEYPENAILDLTRNSYPHFYDGSEIVIAGRLVDRNMDNFRADVKGHGALNDLTFTEEVDMKEMDAALKEQGYIFGDYIERLWAYLTIEQLLEKRKNAHGDEKENITAEALELSLKYHFVTPLTSMVVTKPEDNEDQTSIADKPGEEAISETRSMAYLTSHQSSQTPYYYVDGDPHFIIQVPGKNDTICFNIDEKPGTVLRLIQDPVTGITVTGQIIGDKGSNTSSRTGKTYFGKLGITNAWMDFRVEVTTEKIILGNGDALSTFSWLDTVTVTQTGLSVIINRKKNMVVSFGDGISFVIVLHQVWKKHPVHQDFLGFYVVDSHRMSAQTHGLLGQFFQPFDFEVFDIRPGSDPMKPDATMVVKSHQLTVTRGSQKDYRKDASVGTKVICWFVHNNGEGLIDGVHTDYIVPSLF from the exons AAACGGAGCCTCCCAGAAGGG GTGGTGGATGGCATTGAGGTTTACAGCACCAAGATCAGCTGCAAGGTGACCTCCCGCTTTGCTCACAATGTTGTCACCACAAGGGCTGTCAACCGCGCAGACACGGCCAAGGAGGTTTCCTTTGATGTGGAGCTGCCCAAGACAGCCTTCATCACCAACTTCACCTT GACCATTGATGGTGTCACCTACCCTGGGAATGTCAAGGAGAAGGAAGTTGCCCAGAAACAATATGAAAAGGCTGTGTCCCAGGGCAAGACAGCTGGTTTGGTCAA GGCCTCTGGGAGGAAACTGGAGAAGTTCACAGTATCTGTCAATGTGGCTGCAGGCAGCAAAGTCACCTTTGAGCTAACCTATGAAGAGCTGCTCAAGAGAAACAAGGGCAAGTACGAGATGTTCCTTAAGGTCCAGCCCAAACAACTGGTCAGGCACTTTGAG ATTGATGCACACATCTTCGAGCCGCAGGGCATCAGCATGCTGGATGCTGAAGCCTCCTTCATCACCAATGACCTCCTGGGAAGCGCCCTCACCAAGTCCTTCTCAGGGAAAAAG gggCATGTGTCTTTCAAGCCCAGCTTAGACCAGCAGCGCTCATGCCCAACCTGTACAGACTCCCTCCTCAACGGGGACTTCACCATCGTCTATGACGTGAACCGAGAGTCTCCAGGAAATGTGCAG ATAGTCAATGGCTACTTTGTACACTTCTTTGCGCCCCAAGGCCTTCCAGTGGTGCCTAAGAACATAGTCTTTGTGATTGATGTCAGCGGCTCCATGTCTGGTCGGAAAATCCAGCAG ACCAGGGAAGCCCTTCTCAAAATCATGGATGACATGAAAGAAGACGACTATCTGAATTTCATTCTCTTCAGCACTGGTGTGACCACCTGGAAAGATCACCTAGTTCAAGCCACCCCTGCAAACCTCGAGGAGGCCAGGGCATTTGTGAAGAACATCCGTGATCAAAGCA TGACCAACATCAACGATGGGCTGCTGAGGGGCATTGAAATGCTGAACAAGGCCCGAGAGGACCACCTTGTCCCGGAGAGGAGCACCTCCATCGTCATCATGTTGACAGATGGGGATGCCAATTctg GCGAGAGCAGACCTGAAAAGATCCAGGAAAATGTCCGGAATGCCATCGGGGGCAAGTTCCCTTTGTATAACCTGGGTTTTGGCCACAATATGAATTATAATTTCCTGGAGAATCTGGCCCTGGAGAACCACGGGTTTGCCCGGCGCATTTATGAAGATTCTGATGCCAACTTGCAACTGCAG GGCTTCTATGAGGAGGTAGCTAACCCACTGCTGACTAATGTGGAGGTGGAATACCCCGAGAATGCCATCCTGGACCTCACCAGAAACAGTTACCCCCACTTCTATGATGGCTCTGAGATTGTTATAGCAGGGCGCCTGGTGGACAGGAACATGGACAACTTCAGAGCAGATGTGAAGGGCCATGGG GCCTTGAATGACCTGACCTTCACAGAGGAAGTAGACATGAAGGAAATGGACGCAGCCCTGAAGGAACAAGGCTACATTTTTGGGGACTACATTGAGCGGCTCTGGGCCTACCTCACTATTGAGCAGCTACTGGAGAAACG CAAGAATGCCCATGGGGATGAGAAGGAGAACATCACAGCGGAGGCCCTTGAGCTGTCCCTCAAGTACCACTTTGTAACTCCACTGACCTCCATGGTGGTGACCAAGCCTGAGGACAATGAGGACCAGACATCCATTGCTGACAAGCCTGGGGAAG AAG CCATCTCTGAGACCAGGTCCATGGCCTACTTGA CCAGTCACCAGTCCAGTCAGACCCCCTACTATTATG TGGATGGGGACCCCCACTTCATCATCCAAGTCCCAGGAAAGAATGACACCATTTGCTTCAACATTGATGAGAAGCCTGGCACGGTGCTGCGCCTTATTCAGGACCCAGTCACAG GTATCACCGTGACTGGACAGATCATTGGAGATAAGGGAAGTAATACTTCTTCCAGGACGGGGAAAACTTATTTTGGCAAATTGGGCATTACCAATGCCTGGATGGACTTCCGGGTTGAGGTGACCACGGAGAAGATTATCCTAGGGAATGGGGATGCACTGAGCACATTCAGCTGGCTGGacacagtcacagtcacacagACTGG GCTGTCTGTAATAATCAACAGGAAAAAGAATATGGTGGTGTCCTTTGGAGATGGGATTAGTTTTGTGATCGTCCTACACCAGGTTTGGAAGAAACATCCTGTTCACCAGGACTTTCTAGGGTTCTACGTGGTGGACAGTCACCGGATGTCAGCACAGACGCATGGGCTGCTGG GCCAGTTCTTCCAACCCTTTGACTTTGAAGTGTTTGACATCCGTCCAGGCTCTGACCCCATGAAGCCAGATGCCACAATGGTGGTGAAGAGTCACCAGTTGACTGTCACAAG GGGATCCCAGAAAGATTACAGGAAGGATGCCAGTGTTGGCACCAAGGTCATCTGTTGGTTTGTCCATAACAATGGGGAAGGGCTAATTGATGGTGTCCATACCGACTATATTGTTCCCAGCTTGTTCTGA